One region of Salinibacterium sp. TMP30 genomic DNA includes:
- the ugpC gene encoding sn-glycerol-3-phosphate ABC transporter ATP-binding protein UgpC: protein MASVTFDNATRLYPGSTIPAVDKLNLHVEDGEFLVLVGPSGCGKSTSLRMLAGLEEVNDGSILIGDRDVTDVPPKDRDIAMVFQNYALYPHMTVAENMGFALKIAGIAKEERAARVLEAAKLLDLEPYLARKPKALSGGQRQRVAMGRAIVRQPQVFLMDEPLSNLDAKLRVQTRTQIASLQRRLGVTTVYVTHDQTEALTMGDRIAVLKDGLLQQVGTPRDLYEAPQNIFVAGFIGSPAMNLFSVDIVDGGLQLGDAVVKVDRETLGETDAKTVTIGVRPEDVIVSTSGSGLPVDVDLVEELGADGYLYGHADIKGERVDIVARVDGRSHPNAGDRVFVTPEPHHVHVFDTESGLRLTKRPVGAI from the coding sequence ATGGCGTCTGTAACTTTTGACAATGCAACCCGCCTCTACCCTGGGTCAACAATCCCCGCCGTAGACAAGCTGAATCTTCACGTAGAAGACGGCGAATTCCTCGTACTTGTCGGCCCGTCGGGTTGCGGTAAGTCCACCAGCCTTCGAATGCTCGCCGGCCTCGAAGAGGTCAACGATGGCAGCATCCTCATCGGTGACCGTGACGTCACTGATGTTCCTCCGAAAGACCGTGACATTGCCATGGTCTTCCAGAACTACGCTCTCTACCCGCACATGACGGTTGCCGAGAACATGGGCTTCGCGCTCAAAATTGCTGGTATCGCTAAGGAAGAGCGTGCAGCTCGCGTGCTTGAGGCAGCAAAGTTGCTCGACCTCGAGCCTTACCTCGCCCGCAAACCCAAAGCTCTCTCGGGTGGTCAGCGTCAGCGCGTTGCCATGGGTCGCGCGATTGTTCGCCAGCCTCAGGTGTTCCTCATGGACGAGCCGCTCTCGAACTTGGATGCCAAGCTTCGTGTTCAGACGCGTACGCAGATTGCTAGCCTTCAGCGTCGACTCGGAGTCACCACGGTTTACGTGACTCACGATCAGACCGAAGCCCTCACCATGGGCGACCGCATCGCCGTTCTCAAGGATGGCCTCCTCCAGCAGGTTGGTACCCCTCGCGACCTGTACGAAGCACCTCAGAACATCTTCGTTGCTGGCTTCATCGGTAGCCCCGCGATGAACCTGTTCAGCGTTGACATTGTCGACGGTGGATTGCAGCTCGGTGATGCAGTTGTCAAAGTTGACCGCGAGACGCTCGGCGAGACCGATGCTAAGACCGTGACCATCGGTGTTCGCCCAGAAGACGTTATCGTTTCGACTTCGGGCAGCGGTCTTCCGGTTGACGTTGATCTCGTTGAAGAGCTCGGCGCCGACGGGTACCTCTACGGTCACGCCGACATCAAGGGTGAGCGCGTTGACATCGTTGCTCGCGTTGATGGCCGTTCACACCCGAACGCTGGCGACCGGGTATTCGTTACGCCTGAGCCTCACCACGTTCACGTCTTCGACACTGAGTCTGGCCTGCGCCTGACCAAGCGGCCTGTCGGAGCGATCTAA
- a CDS encoding aminotransferase class I/II-fold pyridoxal phosphate-dependent enzyme translates to MLPHDIRIETLAVHAGMEGVLESGQHVPSIDLSTTNPLPSVEAGGDSYENLATGNPIIDGHSAVYQRLWQPGVARFEDGLAALEGAEAAVAYASGMAALAAVLISIASAGRPHVVGVRPLYGGTDHVLDNGLLGTTVTWADADSLADAIQADTGLVVVESPANPTLELVDIKKIVAAAGDVPVLVDNTFATPVLQRPLELGAAMVLHSATKYLGGHGDVMGGVIATSEEHAKSLRNVRALTGGVLHPFAAYLLHRGLRTLPLRVRAQQETAGELARRLDGHPALARVLYPGLPGQDPAGLIGTQSAGAGSLIALDLAGGYEAAAKFTESVKLITHAVSLGGIDTLVQHPASLTHRPVASEARPGAGIVRISVGLEHIDDLMNDITAALDAVTGK, encoded by the coding sequence ATGCTGCCTCACGACATCCGAATCGAAACTCTTGCTGTTCACGCGGGGATGGAGGGTGTGCTGGAATCTGGCCAACATGTTCCCTCCATTGATCTCTCGACCACCAACCCGCTGCCGAGCGTTGAGGCTGGGGGCGACTCCTATGAGAACCTCGCCACCGGAAACCCCATCATCGATGGCCATTCCGCTGTTTATCAGCGCCTCTGGCAGCCCGGAGTTGCCCGCTTCGAAGACGGCCTCGCCGCACTAGAGGGAGCAGAAGCCGCCGTGGCCTACGCCAGCGGCATGGCCGCACTCGCTGCGGTGCTTATCTCCATCGCGTCCGCCGGCCGCCCCCACGTCGTGGGTGTTCGCCCGTTGTACGGTGGAACCGACCACGTGCTCGACAATGGACTGCTCGGCACTACCGTCACGTGGGCTGACGCTGATTCGCTTGCGGATGCCATCCAGGCCGACACCGGACTCGTCGTTGTCGAGTCCCCCGCCAACCCCACGCTCGAACTTGTCGACATCAAGAAGATCGTCGCCGCCGCCGGCGACGTGCCCGTTCTCGTCGACAACACTTTCGCAACCCCTGTGCTGCAGCGCCCCCTCGAACTTGGCGCAGCCATGGTCTTGCACAGCGCAACCAAGTACCTCGGTGGTCACGGTGACGTCATGGGTGGCGTGATCGCCACCAGTGAGGAACACGCCAAGAGCCTGCGCAACGTTCGCGCCCTCACCGGAGGCGTGCTTCACCCCTTTGCCGCATACCTGCTCCACCGCGGCCTGCGCACGCTTCCCTTGCGGGTGCGGGCTCAGCAAGAGACTGCTGGCGAACTTGCTCGTCGTCTGGATGGGCATCCGGCTCTCGCTCGCGTGCTCTACCCCGGCCTCCCTGGCCAAGACCCTGCCGGTCTTATCGGCACCCAGTCTGCGGGCGCCGGTTCACTCATTGCTCTGGATTTGGCTGGCGGCTATGAGGCTGCGGCCAAGTTCACTGAGTCGGTGAAACTCATCACACACGCAGTGTCGTTGGGGGGAATCGACACTCTCGTGCAGCACCCTGCGTCGCTCACTCACCGCCCCGTTGCCTCTGAGGCGAGGCCCGGCGCCGGCATTGTTCGCATCTCGGTCGGCCTTGAGCACATTGACGATCTCATGAATGACATCACCGCGGCGCTTGACGCTGTGACGGGCAAATAA
- a CDS encoding OsmC family protein, whose amino-acid sequence MSTSISGSPEAFVPTTDSSESRGYPTRKAAAPSAVPYGASGTETYLTEVFGLGKFHKIGLVEEVSSGRTWCLQSDEGASLGGTNLAPAPLFHWLAGLQADVAYRILAVAQSRSVTLESIHVGVSQGLASKGSFARGQAVALIFGLDWDFDVRSSASEAEVESMIDVAMRSSPAVSAMREAKEGSFALRTNGQATSVEGLTQWDEPNGVDPRTRYTEIPGPTHEASEQVFTFVDGGGQPADASAKIATHSSLNASNVPVGFYVDARGNLDLDTGLMRTSTGLPDMTSDRWEILMDPTGKLAPTPLAMFAVGTAFCYHTQLSRYVNVRRLDLAESSLAQRTNYTAPEFENETMAPAGEIQTEMFLNGGATHDETRSLLKVAANTCYVHRAMSVEVAITTDISALAS is encoded by the coding sequence ATGTCAACGTCGATTTCAGGGTCACCGGAAGCTTTTGTGCCAACAACGGACTCAAGTGAATCACGCGGATACCCGACACGGAAAGCTGCGGCGCCGTCGGCTGTTCCGTATGGGGCCTCTGGTACGGAGACGTACCTCACGGAGGTGTTTGGCCTAGGCAAGTTCCACAAGATTGGGCTTGTTGAGGAAGTATCCAGCGGCCGCACCTGGTGCCTACAGTCAGACGAAGGGGCCAGCCTCGGTGGAACCAACCTCGCGCCGGCGCCGCTTTTCCACTGGTTGGCGGGCCTACAGGCCGACGTCGCGTACCGCATACTCGCGGTTGCCCAGAGTCGTTCCGTGACGCTTGAGAGCATTCATGTAGGCGTAAGCCAGGGGCTAGCGTCAAAGGGGTCGTTCGCACGGGGCCAGGCGGTTGCACTGATTTTTGGTCTTGATTGGGACTTCGATGTACGCAGTTCCGCGAGTGAAGCTGAAGTTGAATCCATGATCGATGTGGCGATGAGGAGCTCTCCCGCGGTTTCGGCAATGCGCGAGGCCAAGGAGGGGTCGTTTGCCCTTCGTACCAACGGCCAAGCGACTTCGGTCGAGGGTCTAACGCAGTGGGACGAGCCGAACGGTGTTGACCCGCGCACACGGTACACGGAAATTCCCGGTCCCACGCATGAGGCGTCAGAGCAAGTATTCACCTTCGTAGATGGTGGAGGGCAGCCGGCAGACGCAAGCGCGAAAATTGCCACACACTCGAGCCTCAACGCGAGCAACGTTCCCGTCGGATTTTACGTGGATGCGCGGGGCAACCTTGACCTTGATACAGGGCTAATGAGAACGAGCACCGGACTCCCCGACATGACATCTGATCGGTGGGAGATTCTCATGGACCCGACGGGAAAGCTTGCCCCAACGCCGTTGGCCATGTTCGCGGTAGGAACCGCCTTCTGCTACCACACCCAACTCAGCCGCTACGTCAACGTGCGTCGTCTCGACCTTGCCGAGTCGAGCTTGGCGCAGAGAACCAACTACACGGCCCCAGAGTTCGAGAACGAGACGATGGCTCCCGCCGGCGAAATCCAGACTGAGATGTTTCTCAACGGTGGAGCAACCCACGATGAGACTAGATCGCTTTTAAAGGTAGCCGCTAACACGTGTTATGTGCATCGAGCGATGTCAGTCGAGGTCGCAATCACGACGGATATATCCGCTCTCGCATCGTGA
- a CDS encoding thioredoxin domain-containing protein — MSNGNSGDSRLSKNERREAAREKARVLRDEQKKKDRRTKLFLQGGVGLALVAIVAVIALVLVNSNQPAGPGPKNFASDGVQLSQGFIATPTDAIEADADPIPSVPDEESGVLDIQLYVDYLCPICGAFEQTNAEYIESLVDNGAATLEVHPITILDRLSQGQRYSSRAVNAVACVADSSPNDFYAYHSLLLTAEVQPAENTNGLSNDDLISLLDTAGVENVPAISECIQEETFKSWVKNSTARALSGPIPNSEIARVTGTPTVLVNGIKYEGAVNDLAAFQAFVIQAAGDNFNENSTPTPTPTPTP, encoded by the coding sequence TTGAGCAACGGCAATTCCGGCGACAGCCGACTCAGCAAGAATGAGCGACGCGAAGCGGCACGTGAAAAGGCTCGTGTGCTGCGCGACGAGCAAAAGAAGAAGGATCGCCGAACGAAGCTGTTCCTTCAGGGCGGTGTAGGCCTTGCTCTCGTTGCGATCGTCGCTGTCATTGCGCTCGTGCTCGTTAACTCGAACCAGCCAGCGGGCCCCGGTCCGAAGAATTTCGCCAGTGATGGAGTGCAACTGAGCCAAGGGTTCATCGCCACCCCGACCGATGCGATTGAAGCGGATGCGGACCCTATCCCGAGCGTTCCTGATGAAGAATCAGGCGTGCTCGATATCCAGCTATACGTCGACTACCTGTGCCCCATCTGTGGCGCATTCGAGCAGACCAACGCTGAATATATCGAGAGCCTGGTGGACAACGGTGCGGCAACCCTCGAAGTGCACCCCATCACGATCCTCGACCGTTTGTCGCAGGGCCAGCGTTACTCATCGCGTGCAGTGAATGCTGTCGCGTGTGTTGCTGACTCCTCGCCCAATGATTTCTACGCCTACCACTCGCTGCTGCTCACCGCAGAGGTGCAGCCCGCCGAGAACACGAACGGATTGAGCAACGATGACCTCATTTCCCTGCTCGACACCGCGGGTGTAGAGAACGTTCCCGCCATCAGTGAGTGCATACAAGAGGAAACATTCAAGTCGTGGGTCAAGAATTCCACGGCGCGTGCACTTTCGGGGCCAATCCCCAACTCTGAAATTGCGCGGGTTACCGGAACCCCCACGGTTCTGGTAAACGGAATCAAGTATGAAGGTGCCGTAAACGACCTCGCTGCTTTCCAAGCGTTCGTAATTCAGGCCGCTGGAGATAACTTCAACGAGAACTCGACCCCGACGCCGACGCCAACTCCTACCCCGTAG
- a CDS encoding Lrp/AsnC family transcriptional regulator — MTEQKTPPIDSIDRAILASLATNARMSGSALAARAGVAESTVSQRLRRLHNEGYLRGFHADIDVAMLGMSVQALISIKLVKHVREDVDAFRSAAPNWPGVLAFFHTGGGDDYLLHVAARSAAELRDFMLTYLASHPAVAHTETNLVFEHVTGQGLEQLLS; from the coding sequence GTGACAGAGCAAAAAACCCCACCGATCGACTCAATTGATCGCGCAATCTTGGCGAGTTTAGCTACCAACGCCCGCATGTCGGGTTCAGCACTTGCTGCACGCGCCGGCGTCGCCGAATCCACCGTGTCGCAGCGACTCCGTCGATTGCACAATGAGGGCTACCTGCGCGGATTCCATGCCGATATCGACGTTGCCATGCTCGGAATGAGCGTGCAGGCGCTCATCTCCATCAAACTCGTGAAGCACGTGCGCGAAGATGTGGATGCCTTTCGCAGTGCTGCACCCAACTGGCCGGGGGTATTGGCCTTCTTCCACACCGGCGGCGGAGACGACTACCTACTCCACGTTGCGGCTCGCAGTGCAGCAGAGCTGCGCGACTTCATGCTCACCTACTTGGCGAGCCATCCGGCCGTTGCTCACACCGAAACGAATCTAGTGTTTGAGCACGTGACGGGCCAAGGTCTCGAGCAGTTGCTCTCCTAA
- a CDS encoding 2-dehydropantoate 2-reductase N-terminal domain-containing protein has protein sequence MQNTRIAIVGTGAQGAGIGADLIRAGLDVTFIEQWPEHVDAMRMRGIEVRLLGETQVTTVERVFQLCEVASLRTRFDVVLILVKAYDTRWAVELIKPLLAPGGVVVGLQNGMSINDIASIVGAERTIGAVIEMASNMFEPGIVTRQNGKDSAWFAIGAVDAGARQHEQRVQSILSNAGTVEISSDIRSSKWMKLVANAGELVPSAILGEALADAAVLTGVHQFMVECGKEAARAAVADGCSLVPIFGLAADRIVDPDQYAEDLLREVLDKYSRPDTLTTVLQDWMKGRRAEVAEINGHVVDVMIRAGLPAPYNRHTVELARRIEAGTLERGLVNLDLLLDVPGLERGP, from the coding sequence ATGCAGAACACGCGAATTGCGATTGTCGGAACGGGAGCGCAGGGAGCAGGGATCGGCGCTGATCTCATCCGTGCCGGACTTGACGTCACGTTCATCGAGCAATGGCCCGAGCATGTCGATGCGATGCGAATGCGTGGCATTGAGGTACGGCTGCTCGGCGAGACTCAGGTGACAACCGTTGAACGTGTTTTCCAGCTGTGCGAAGTGGCGTCGCTGAGAACACGGTTCGATGTGGTGCTCATTCTTGTCAAGGCCTACGACACGAGGTGGGCGGTCGAGCTAATAAAACCGTTGCTCGCACCGGGGGGCGTCGTCGTTGGATTGCAGAACGGAATGTCGATAAACGACATCGCGTCGATTGTTGGGGCTGAACGAACAATCGGCGCCGTGATTGAGATGGCATCAAACATGTTTGAGCCTGGCATCGTCACACGCCAAAACGGAAAAGACTCCGCATGGTTCGCTATCGGAGCGGTGGATGCGGGTGCTCGTCAACACGAACAGCGCGTGCAGTCCATCCTCAGCAATGCTGGCACGGTCGAGATCTCGTCTGACATTCGATCCTCAAAGTGGATGAAGCTCGTGGCGAATGCGGGCGAATTGGTGCCGTCGGCCATCCTCGGCGAAGCTCTCGCCGATGCCGCCGTACTTACTGGCGTCCACCAGTTCATGGTTGAGTGCGGTAAAGAAGCCGCACGAGCTGCTGTCGCTGACGGTTGCTCGCTCGTGCCGATTTTCGGTCTTGCTGCCGATCGAATCGTTGACCCTGATCAATACGCTGAGGATTTGCTCCGCGAAGTTCTCGACAAATATTCGCGACCTGACACCCTGACAACGGTTCTCCAGGATTGGATGAAAGGTCGGCGCGCAGAGGTGGCAGAAATAAACGGGCACGTGGTTGATGTGATGATCCGCGCCGGGCTGCCCGCACCCTACAACCGACACACAGTTGAGCTGGCACGGCGCATTGAAGCTGGCACCCTTGAGCGAGGGTTGGTCAACCTCGACTTGCTTTTAGACGTGCCAGGTCTCGAGCGCGGCCCATGA
- a CDS encoding DUF4032 domain-containing protein gives MSGSVNITAATVDPALLDLPWELPLELWPDDAIATLPKGISRHLVRFANLSGYIVAIKETSSELAKREYDMLRTLQKLDVPCVDPLAIITNRTNADGEELKSVLVTRHLRFSLPYRAVYSQSLRPETARRLVDALAVLLVRLHIVGFFWGDVSLSNTLFRRDAGAFAAYLVDAETGQLYDRLSNGQRENDLEIGRVNIAGELFDLQAGGRLEEDIDPIEISNGIVAQYRTLWKELTGSERFDHSERWRINQRVERLNALGFDIEELAIKTEDSGTRVRIQPKVVDAGHHSRRLLRLTGLDAQENQARRLLNDMDSYRAAFDKQDMDEEMLAHEWAARVFEPVIRAIPKALRGKLEPAEIFHQLLDHRRQLAQDSGHDIPLAEAVGSYVENVLQFRRDEATMINPPTGAFTSPISIPGSDMPDGDDEDPDDSNDWRLTV, from the coding sequence ATGTCTGGTTCTGTCAACATCACCGCAGCCACTGTTGACCCGGCACTGCTGGATCTTCCGTGGGAACTGCCGCTTGAGCTATGGCCCGACGATGCTATTGCGACCCTTCCGAAGGGCATCTCCCGCCACCTAGTGCGTTTTGCCAACCTCAGCGGGTACATCGTTGCCATCAAGGAGACCTCGAGCGAGCTAGCTAAGCGCGAGTACGACATGCTGCGCACGCTTCAGAAACTTGATGTGCCGTGCGTTGATCCGCTGGCCATTATTACCAACCGCACCAACGCAGACGGCGAAGAGCTCAAGTCAGTCCTTGTCACCCGCCACCTGCGCTTCTCTCTCCCCTACCGCGCGGTGTATTCACAGAGCTTGCGCCCCGAAACCGCGCGCCGCTTGGTCGACGCCCTTGCGGTCCTTCTCGTGCGGCTCCATATTGTCGGCTTCTTCTGGGGAGACGTCTCACTCTCGAATACCCTGTTCCGGCGCGACGCTGGCGCTTTTGCGGCCTACCTTGTGGATGCCGAAACCGGCCAATTATACGATCGCCTCTCGAATGGTCAGCGCGAAAATGACCTTGAGATCGGTCGAGTTAACATCGCCGGCGAACTATTCGACCTGCAGGCTGGCGGTCGACTCGAAGAGGATATTGATCCGATCGAGATCAGCAATGGCATCGTCGCGCAGTACCGCACTCTCTGGAAAGAGCTCACTGGCTCAGAACGTTTCGACCACTCAGAGCGTTGGCGCATCAACCAACGGGTTGAGCGGCTCAACGCCCTCGGCTTCGACATTGAAGAACTGGCCATCAAGACCGAAGATTCGGGTACGCGGGTGCGCATTCAGCCCAAGGTGGTGGATGCCGGACACCACTCACGTCGTCTGCTGCGCCTCACCGGACTTGACGCTCAGGAGAACCAGGCACGCCGCCTGCTCAACGACATGGACTCCTACCGTGCCGCATTCGACAAGCAGGACATGGATGAGGAAATGCTTGCCCACGAGTGGGCCGCGCGCGTCTTCGAACCCGTAATCCGTGCGATTCCTAAGGCGCTGCGCGGAAAGCTAGAGCCCGCCGAGATTTTCCATCAGTTGCTCGACCACCGGCGCCAGCTCGCTCAAGACTCTGGCCACGACATCCCGCTCGCTGAAGCCGTCGGCAGTTATGTCGAGAACGTGCTGCAGTTCCGCCGAGACGAAGCCACCATGATCAACCCGCCAACGGGCGCCTTCACCTCACCCATCAGCATCCCCGGCAGCGATATGCCGGATGGTGACGATGAGGATCCAGATGACAGCAACGACTGGCGTCTGACCGTTTAG
- a CDS encoding MFS transporter — protein sequence MVYLPQPVQTLVARGFGVPLSESAAPNVAILAGYALGLFFLAPLGDRVPARRQAPLHVLMTAIAIAAAAAAPNFTSFVIISFLIGGATTVGQILISAALRDAPPSRRASTAAVLSGSFIVGLFTTRAAVGALADVFGWRVVFFGFAIVVISGLPIVLWAAPRAAASPETRYLVLLRSMPTIFRSSETLRSMTLTQNTAFAAFIGVWSSVTVLAVDGLKLPVSEAALLALPGLAGGITTILLARLHPRLGVRRALGWSLLPLLAGALIVMGAWQFIPLLAVGLYLISFGLSSVQVSTQARALGTVDPEASARANTVFMTTTFLVGAVATATSDLLARVFGYSSIGALSSLLALLAILLWANACRRGLI from the coding sequence GTGGTGTATCTCCCACAACCCGTCCAGACGCTGGTCGCCCGAGGTTTCGGTGTGCCTCTTTCTGAGTCGGCGGCACCCAACGTGGCCATACTCGCGGGGTACGCTCTAGGGCTGTTCTTCCTCGCACCGCTGGGAGACCGCGTGCCTGCGCGTCGCCAAGCTCCGCTCCACGTTCTCATGACCGCGATTGCCATAGCTGCGGCGGCAGCAGCGCCCAATTTCACCTCCTTTGTGATCATTAGCTTCCTTATTGGCGGGGCTACAACCGTCGGGCAGATACTCATCTCTGCAGCACTTCGTGACGCTCCGCCATCTCGTCGCGCAAGCACTGCAGCGGTGCTGTCCGGTTCCTTCATCGTCGGATTGTTCACGACGCGGGCGGCAGTCGGAGCACTGGCCGATGTGTTCGGCTGGAGAGTTGTGTTTTTCGGCTTTGCCATAGTCGTAATCAGCGGACTTCCGATTGTGCTGTGGGCTGCGCCGCGGGCAGCTGCGTCGCCCGAAACGCGCTATCTTGTGCTGCTTCGTTCAATGCCAACGATTTTTCGGAGCTCTGAAACACTGCGATCGATGACCCTCACCCAAAACACCGCGTTCGCAGCATTCATCGGGGTATGGTCGTCCGTCACTGTGCTCGCTGTTGATGGGCTCAAACTGCCTGTGAGTGAGGCCGCACTGCTCGCCCTGCCCGGACTCGCTGGTGGCATCACAACAATTCTTCTGGCGCGCCTCCATCCTCGTCTCGGAGTGCGCCGGGCGTTGGGGTGGTCTCTGCTCCCCCTATTGGCGGGAGCCTTAATCGTGATGGGCGCTTGGCAATTCATCCCATTACTTGCCGTCGGGCTGTACCTCATCTCGTTTGGCCTCAGCAGCGTACAGGTCTCGACGCAGGCACGCGCACTTGGCACTGTTGACCCCGAAGCGTCCGCACGAGCGAACACCGTTTTCATGACCACCACCTTCTTGGTAGGCGCGGTGGCAACCGCAACTAGCGACTTGCTCGCGCGAGTATTCGGATATAGCTCGATTGGAGCGTTATCGTCTCTGCTCGCTTTGCTCGCAATACTGCTCTGGGCGAATGCTTGTCGGCGTGGGCTCATCTGA
- a CDS encoding cupin domain-containing protein produces the protein MSFQVVRKSDQRFVAVEGTTGFSVAPLIGADDGSVHMDLAICTLAAGASTPAQRHAFEESWFVLDGAGTSSVSHLTFASQYGSFGITPVAAPERKTAGAEGMTWLRMRAPQAQAADPNHGHAPADDWIASDIVLTPDETDPRSQWAGQWNEGDMGPRGPLSMPGYHGPNIKSIFIRMLVDQLLGAHQHTHFMVEFGPKDPNAQYASEHYHPFEEAYFLLNGSAHGVLDGEDVEISAGDTVWTGVGATHGFYTTSEEPLRWLEVQTPAPPSQNAFYFPYEWKQLSER, from the coding sequence GTGTCATTTCAGGTAGTGAGAAAGTCGGACCAAAGATTCGTAGCTGTAGAGGGCACTACCGGCTTCTCGGTTGCTCCGCTGATTGGCGCAGACGATGGATCTGTACACATGGATCTGGCTATCTGCACGTTGGCCGCTGGCGCCTCTACCCCCGCTCAGCGTCACGCATTCGAGGAATCATGGTTCGTCCTCGACGGCGCGGGCACCTCATCAGTTTCCCATCTCACCTTTGCCTCACAGTATGGTTCGTTTGGTATTACGCCAGTCGCGGCACCGGAACGAAAGACTGCTGGCGCTGAGGGAATGACTTGGCTGCGTATGCGCGCACCCCAGGCCCAAGCGGCGGACCCCAACCACGGACACGCTCCTGCCGATGACTGGATTGCCTCAGATATCGTGCTCACTCCAGATGAGACAGACCCGCGTTCGCAGTGGGCGGGACAATGGAACGAGGGCGACATGGGTCCTCGCGGGCCCCTCTCCATGCCCGGCTATCACGGACCGAACATCAAGAGCATTTTTATTCGGATGCTCGTCGATCAACTTCTCGGCGCCCATCAGCACACACATTTCATGGTCGAGTTTGGACCGAAGGACCCCAACGCCCAATACGCGAGCGAGCACTACCATCCGTTCGAAGAAGCGTACTTTCTTCTCAACGGGTCGGCCCACGGGGTTCTCGACGGTGAGGACGTCGAAATCAGCGCTGGAGATACGGTGTGGACAGGCGTGGGCGCAACGCACGGCTTCTATACGACCAGCGAGGAACCGCTTCGGTGGCTGGAAGTTCAAACCCCCGCTCCCCCCAGTCAGAACGCATTCTACTTTCCGTACGAATGGAAGCAGCTATCCGAAAGGTGA
- a CDS encoding alcohol dehydrogenase catalytic domain-containing protein, producing MYGAGDVRVITAPDPTLVESTDAIVRITRACVCGSDLHSFHSMPVDADARPIGHAFIGTVEEVGNDVTTLTVGDFVIAPFAFSDGTCEFCLEGLQTSCIHGGYWGNGGITGGQAEAVRVPYADGTLVKVPGTIDESQYAGLLSLSDVYGTGWHAAHTARITAGQTVTVIGDGAVGLLAVLSAKQMGAERIILMGRHKARTDLGLTFGATDVVAERGEEGIAKVRELTGGTGSHAVLEAVGFMPAYEQALGVVRAGGVISRVGVPQYEEAPVGRRSLFGKNVTLTGGVAPVRAYIEQLLPAVLDGTVNPGLVFDQTVKLEQTPDGYTAMDERTALKVMIDPT from the coding sequence ATTTACGGCGCCGGTGATGTCCGCGTCATTACTGCACCTGACCCCACGCTGGTGGAAAGCACTGACGCGATTGTGCGCATTACGCGTGCCTGCGTGTGTGGCAGCGATCTGCACTCGTTCCATTCAATGCCAGTGGATGCGGATGCGCGCCCGATTGGGCATGCGTTCATCGGAACCGTTGAAGAAGTCGGCAATGACGTCACCACCCTCACAGTGGGCGACTTCGTGATCGCGCCGTTCGCTTTCTCGGATGGCACCTGCGAGTTCTGTCTCGAAGGGCTGCAGACGTCGTGCATCCACGGGGGATATTGGGGCAACGGTGGCATCACAGGCGGTCAGGCGGAAGCGGTGCGCGTGCCTTACGCCGACGGCACCCTTGTGAAAGTTCCCGGCACGATCGACGAGTCGCAGTATGCCGGGCTGCTGTCACTTTCTGACGTGTATGGAACCGGATGGCACGCAGCCCACACAGCGCGCATCACTGCTGGCCAAACCGTCACCGTGATCGGCGATGGCGCCGTCGGACTGCTCGCCGTGCTGTCGGCCAAGCAGATGGGTGCCGAACGCATCATCCTCATGGGTCGCCACAAGGCTCGCACCGATCTCGGTCTCACGTTCGGTGCGACGGATGTCGTAGCTGAGCGTGGCGAAGAAGGCATCGCGAAGGTGCGTGAACTCACCGGTGGCACTGGAAGCCACGCGGTTCTCGAAGCTGTTGGATTCATGCCCGCCTACGAACAAGCACTCGGAGTTGTGCGTGCGGGCGGTGTAATCAGCCGCGTCGGCGTTCCGCAGTACGAAGAGGCCCCCGTTGGACGCCGCAGCCTGTTTGGCAAGAACGTGACCCTCACCGGTGGTGTGGCTCCCGTGCGCGCCTACATCGAACAGCTGCTACCCGCTGTGCTCGACGGAACCGTGAACCCCGGCCTCGTCTTCGATCAGACCGTGAAGCTCGAACAAACCCCAGACGGTTACACCGCAATGGATGAGCGTACCGCCCTCAAGGTGATGATCGACCCGACGTAG